The proteins below come from a single Micropterus dolomieu isolate WLL.071019.BEF.003 ecotype Adirondacks linkage group LG05, ASM2129224v1, whole genome shotgun sequence genomic window:
- the LOC123971155 gene encoding prolactin receptor-like, with the protein MMKEVLEAVLLLLLLFSTPLVKAIRYSPPGKPALTRCRSPEKETFTCWWEPGSDGGLPTTYALYYRKENSETVRECPDYYTAGENSCFFNKNDTSIWVNYNITVVATNALGSTFSDPVDIDVVYIVMPNPPENVTVTVMEDKGWPFLRVSWEPPHKADTRSGWITLIYELRVKLEEENDWEMHLAGQQKIFNIFSLRSGGRYLVQVRCKPDHGFWSEWSSTSYIKVPDCKTSTNN; encoded by the exons ATGATGAAAGAAGTCCTGGAAGCTGtcctgctgttgttgctgctattCTCCACGCCACTTGTAAAGGCAATCC gctACAGCCCGCCAGGGAAGCCTGCATTGACCAGATGCCGTTCTCCCGAGAAAGAGACCTTTACCTGCTGGTGGGAACCTGGCTCTGATGGGGGACTGCCCACCACCTACGCTCTGTACTATCGCAAAGAAAA CTCTGAGACAGTGCGTGAGTGTCCCGACTACTACACAGCTGGAGAGAACTCCTGCTTCTTTAACAAGAACGACACGTCCATCTGGGTCAACTACAACATCACTGTGGTGGCCACTAATGCACTGGGCAGCACCTTCTCTGACCCTGTGGATATAGATGTGGTCTACATTG TCATGCCTAATCCTCCAGAAAACGTAACAGTGACTGTAATGGAGGACAAGGGCTGGCCCTTCCTCCGGGTGTCATGGGAACCACCACATAAGGCAGACACCCGCTCTGGTTGGATCACTCTCATCTACGAGCTCCGCGTCAAGTTAGAGGAGGAAAATGACTGGGAG ATGCACCTTGCAGGCCAGCAGAagatatttaacattttcagcCTGCGGTCAGGGGGTAGATACCTGGTTCAGGTGCGCTGTAAGCCTGATCATGGCTTTTGGAGTGAATGGAGTTCCACTTCCTACATCAAAGTTCCTGACTGTAAGACATCCACCAACAATTAA
- the tprb gene encoding translocated promoter region b, nuclear basket protein: MEAFSTEQPITSSGTRMPQSPRRPAHQLPPRLNIHPAPTSELGPPAQRIPVRRVPQLTSGVSGSAQPFFEDDDRMVPSTPTLVVPHRSDVFDQAIHSTQVAGVPRFRFGLSEDVPPTSSSSHSDLGQLESQGGLGIYESPLFLATHEEESGGRSVPTTPLQVAAPVTVFSEVAQSDTTEHASQSVPMVSTSTPGPVVPGAASTGEERDDVFLEPDTDRSSAEVSMDPVVSQGDMEEPSQPSDKASLPSTSQEPSSSSADTSSAPPKPSRPGPSRQLQRWPEHRGGRMKRGGQGFPPRGVHGRRFAR; the protein is encoded by the exons ATGGAGGCCTTCTCTACAGAACAACCTATCACAAGCTCTGGTACAAGGATGCCCCAGTCGCCACGGAGACCAGCACATCAGCTGCCCCCTCGCCTGAACATCCACCCTGCCCCGACATCAGAACTGGGGCCACCTGCTCAG cGTATTCCTGTTCGTCGAGTCCCTCAGCTCACTTCCGGGGTGTCGGGCAGCGCT CAGCCCTTCTTTGAAGATGATGACAGGATGGTTCCCAGCACTCCCACTCTAGTGGTGCCACACCGCTCCGATGTTTTTGATCAGGCCATCCA ttcgACCCAAGTGGCTGGTGTACCTCGCTTCAGGTTTGGTCTTTCAGAGGACGTGCCACCGACTAGCTCCTCCTCGCACTCTGACCTAGGACAGCTCGAGTCACAAGGAG GTCTTGGAATATATGAAAGCCCCTTGTTCCTAGCAACTCATGAAGAAGAGTCTGGTGGACGCAGCGTTCCCACTACACCGTTGCAAGTTGCAGCACCAG TAACTGTATTCTCAGAGGTGGCTCAGTCTGACACCACTGAACACGCCTCCCAGTCGGTTCCCATGGTGAGCACGTCCACACCAGGCCCGGTTgtgccaggagcagccagcacaggggaggagagagacgaCGTCTTCCTGGAGCCAGACACTGATAG GTCCAGTGCAGAAGTGTCAATGGATCCAGTGGTCTCGCAGGGAGACATGGAGGAGCCGAGCCAGCCATCTGACAAGGCCAGCCTCCCTTCCACCAGCCAGGAGCCATCCTCCAGCTCTGCAG ataCAAGCAGTGCTCCACCTAAACCCTCTCGACCTGGACCCAGCAGACAGCTGCAGCGCTGGCCTGAACACCGCGGTGGTCGCATGAAGAGAGGAG GTCAGGGATTTCCTCCTCGGGGTGTACATGGGAGGCGATTTGCGAGATGA